One genomic region from Branchiostoma lanceolatum isolate klBraLanc5 chromosome 7, klBraLanc5.hap2, whole genome shotgun sequence encodes:
- the LOC136438850 gene encoding large ribosomal subunit protein mL38-like: MAAPLWIGSRCAPVFNTFVSSSRHSPACLNLCNRRFFSKKNRPKALIAPVGPLKANVQYPEPVQEGEIKYQEEYPWHEKTSPISQELYYSEEPPPSQGVDIGLPVQRFLGSKKFRQLKRKVNNENRANAELERAARLRTLKVPLEEVKKEWEASFGHEQLKDVATHYNIWKDLFEGAHFHPVVVTNVHFDSDDDHVVPVYRGNVVTPTEASRPPVVEYESDEDTLWTLILTNPDGHLRDNQAEYLHWFVGNIPGSDIGKGDTVCEYFPPFPPQGTGYHRFVFILFKQEGPLDYSTEKRPSPCHSLRSRTFRMFEFYRDRQDQLTPAGLNFFQSQWDQSVRETFRNVLKMPEPIFEYDFPKPFIAPQLMIPHRKAIQYLDKYLPKEPILKKF, from the exons atggcggcgcccttGTGGATTGGAAGTCGGTGTGCTCCTGTCTTCAATACCTTCGTTTCTTCCTCCAGACACAGCCCAGCTTGTCTTAATCTGTGCAACAGACGGTTCTTCAGCAAGAAAAACCGCCCTAAGGCGTTAATAG CTCCAGTTGGCCCACTTAAGGCTAACGTCCAGTACCCCGAGCCAGTCCAAGAGGGCGAGATTAAATACCAGGAGGAATACCCGTGGCACGAGAAGACCTCGCCTATCTCCCAAGAGTTGTACTACTCAGAAGAACCCCCTCCCTCTCAAGGGGTGGATATAGGACTGCCTGTACAGAGGTTCTTAGGGTCCAAGAAGTTCAGACAGCTGAAGAGGAAGGTGAACAACGAGAACAGGGCGAATGCAGAGTTAGAGAGAGCGGCACGGCTTCGGACTT TAAAAGTTCCCCTGGAAGAGGTAAAAAAGGAATGGGAGGCGTCATTTGGACACGAACAGTTGAAAGACGTAGCGACGCATTACAATATCTGGAAGGACTTGTTTGAAGGAGCACACTTTCACCCTGTCGTGGTAACCAACGTGCACTTCGACTCCGATGACGATCACGTGGTGCCCGTGTACCGCGGGAATGTGGTCACCCCTACAGAG GCCTCCAGACCTCCAGTTGTAGAATATGAAAGTGACGAAGACACCCTGTGGACTCTCATCCTGACAAATCCAG ATGGGCATCTCAGAGACAATCAAGCCGAGTATCTCCACTGGTTTGT AGGTAACATCCCAGGTAGTGACATCGGTAAAGGTGATACAGTTTGCGAGTACTTCCCTCCCTTCCCCCCGCAAGGCACAGGGTACCACAGATTTGTGTTCATCCTGTTCAAACAAGAAGGGCCTCTAGACTACAGTACAGAAAAGAGACCATCACCATG TCATAGCTTGAGAAGCAGGACGTTCCGTATGTTTGAGTTTTACCGGGATCGCCAGGACCAGCTAACGCCAGCAGGACTGAACTTCTTCCAGAGCCAGTGGGACCAGTCTGTCAGGGAAACCTTCCGCAATGTTCTTA AAATGCCTGAGCCGATCTTCGAGTACGACTTCCCGAAGCCGTTCATTGCCCCACAGCTGATGATCCCACACAGGAAAGCTATACAGTACCTGGACAAGTACCTACCCAAAGAACCTATACTGAAAAAGTTCT GA
- the LOC136438857 gene encoding uncharacterized protein, which produces MLGKSGIFLPCVVLYVLSYTLEYVSGQDYSYMYVDRILHSYGRQLQWTWCVDISDQLSVAERRRLCGSPDGEIQVDHEDVRVEMAEFWREQSHDGSLQEMMLDENADELDQEERPEILAMLPDLARKRVLELGAGIGRFTPSLAKQADHVTAVDFVESFIRKNEETNGHLGNIAFLPADVTRLELPSESVDVVFSNWLMMYLADEEVSALADKVLSWLTDGGYFFFRESCFQKSGNKKRSFNPTFYRCPADYSAIFSAVTQDAQYVYEEQFAGRAVKTYIKRKNNENQLCWLLRKVRRDRSDEVK; this is translated from the exons ATGTTGGGAAAATCGGGTATTTTCCTGCCCTGTGTCGTGTTGTACGTGCTGAGTTATACTCTGGAATATGTCAGCGGACAGgactatagctacatgtacgtagACCGAATACTGCACTCGTACGGGAGGCAGCTCCAGTGGACCTGGTGTGTTGACATCAGCGACCAGCTGTCAGTCGCAGAGAGACGGAGGCTGTGTGGCTCTCCGGACGGAGAAATCCAAG TGGACCACGAAGACGTGCGGGTGGAGATGGCGGAGTTTTGGCGGGAACAGTCGCACGACGGCTCGCTGCAGGAGATGATGTTGGACGAGAACGCCGACGAACTGGACCAAGAGGAGCGACCGGAAATACTCGCCATGCTACCGGACCTCGCCAGGAAACGTGTGTTGGAGCTCGGTGCTGGCATTGG TCGTTTCACACCGAGTCTTGCCAAGCAAGCTGATCACGTGACGGCGGTAGATTTCGTGGAATCCTTCATCAGGAAAAACGAAGAGACGAACGGACACCTGGGTAATATAGCCTTCCTTCCGGCTGACGTCACACGTTTGGAGCTGCCATCGGAAAG CGTCGACGTCGTGTTCTCCAACTGGCTGATGATGTACCTTGCGGACGAAGAGGTCTCTGCACTTGCCGACAAAGTCCTGTCTTGGCTGACCGATGGCGGTTACTTCTTCTTCAGAGAATCCTGCTTCCAAAAGTCCG GGAATAAGAAGCGTTCCTTCAACCCCACCTTCTACCGCTGCCCGGCGGACTACAGCGCCATATTCTCAGCTGTGACACAGGACGCCCAGTACGTTTACGAGGAACAGTTCGCCGGACGAGCCGTGAAAACCTACATTAAG CGCAAGAATAACGAGAACCAGCTCTGTTGGCTGCTGAGGAAAGTCCGCCGGGATCGTTCGGATGAAGTGAAGTGA